The nucleotide window CAGACATTCACAACGTACGATTTTACTCTCACAGGTGGCTATGGCCCGTGCCAGGCAGAGGTGCGGCGTGAGTGAAATCTACATGATTCGCACAAGCTCAGGTTTAACCCCTGCTGACATAAGCGAATGGGAAACACTATCCGGTGACAGAATCAAAATTGGCGATGAATGCAAATGCACAATCACGGTTCCGCGCAATATTAAATTTCACCGTAAGTTTTTCGGCATGATTTGGGATGCTTTTGAAATGCAGGATAAGTACACC belongs to Candidatus Latescibacterota bacterium and includes:
- a CDS encoding DUF1367 family protein — translated: MSEIYMIRTSSGLTPADISEWETLSGDRIKIGDECKCTITVPRNIKFHRKFFGMIWDAFEMQDKYT